The nucleotide sequence TCTGTTGTTGTAGCAGTTGGTGACAGTGCCGACAAGCTTGTCAGCCTTCTGAAACAAAAAGCTGATGAAATTAAAATGGGCAACGGCATGGACAAAGATGTGTTTCTTGGACCGGTGATCCGCGAAGCGCATAAGGAGCGGACAATTGGCTATATTGACAGCGGTGAAGAAGAAGGAGCTGTGCTTGTTCGCGACGGCAGAAAAGAAGGAGAGAATGAAAAGGGGTATTTCATTGGTCCGACGATTTTTGATCACGTAAAAACAGACATGAAAATTTGGCAGGATGAAATTTTCGCTCCAGTGCTTTCTATCGTTCGCGCCGAGAGCCTTCAAGAAGCAATTGCCATCACAAATGAATCCGAGTTTGCGAATGGAGCCTGTCTGTATACAGATAGTGCAAAAGCGATCCGGGAATTTCGTGAAGAAATCGACGCGGGCATGCTCGGTATTAATTTAGGTGTGCCAGCTCCAATGGCTTTCTTTCCGTTCTCCGGCTATAAAAATTCCTTCTATGGAGACCTTCATGCGAATGGGAAAGATGGAGTGGAGTTTTATACACGTAAAAAGATGATGACCGCCCGTTATTAAGTGAATGGCTCTGTTGAAGTGAATGTTGTTTTTTCAATGGTTGATCGCAACGGAAGGCGGCGACTCGAGCGGGAAGAGCGAGTCCTAGCGAGACTCCGCAGAAGTGCAAGCGACAGGAAGGCTCAAGGACGGATCGCGGAAAGCGTCCGCCTGCAGTGAAAAAACAAAGTCGAGTGAATAAAAAAGGAGGGGAAGAGGCATGCAGGTAACACACAAAGAACAGGATTTACAAAAAAAGGATGAGCGCTTTGTCTGGCACGCAATGAGAGGATCAGCTCCTGCCCCCGCGAATCTGATCGTACAGAAAGCGGAAGGAGCCTGGGTGACAGACATAGACGGCAATAAATACTTGGATGGTTTATCTGGACTATGGTGTGTAAATACTGGTTATGGGAGGAAAGAACTAGCAGAAGCTGCTTACGAGCAATTGCTGGAAATGCCTTATTTTCCAATGGCCCAAAGTCATATTCCTGCTATTAAATTAGCTGAAAAGCTAAATGAATGGCTTGGTGGAGAGTATGTCATCTTTTTCTCCAACAGCGGTTCTGAAGCGAATGAAACAGCTTTTAAAATTGCCCGCCAATATCATCAGCAAAAAGGAGAGCACGGTCGGTATAAGTTTATTTCTCGCTACCGTGCTTACCATGGCAACTCAATGGGAGCCCTTGCAGCGACAGGCCAGGCAGAAAGAAAATATAAGTACGAGCCGCTTGCTCCCGGATTTATCCATGTGAACCCGCCGGATATGTATCGCCGCCCTGATGATGAGCAGACGCTCGAGAGTGCAGAAGAAGTGGACCGAGTGATGACATGGGAGTTAGGCCAAACCGTGGCAGCTATGATTATGGAGCCGATCATCACCGGAGGAGGCTGCCTCATTCCGCCGCAAAACTACATGAAAAAGGTAAAAGAAATTTGCGAAAAGCATGGTGCCCTGCTTATTTGCGATGAAGTGATCTGCGGTTTCGGTCGGACAGGGAAGCCATTTGGTTTTATGCATTATGACGTAAAGCCCGATATTATCACGATGGCCAAAGGAATTACAAGCGCGTATTTGCCGTTATCTGCCACAGCGGTAAAAAGAGAGATCTATGAGGCTTATTGTGGCAGCGGCCAGTACGATCGTCTCCGTCACGTTAACACATTTGGCGGCAATCCGGCAGCTTGTGCGCTGGCGCTAAAGAATATGGAAATCTATGAAAAAGAGAAATTAATTGAACGTTCGCAAGTACTTGGAGAGCGGATGCTTAAAGAGTTAGAAGAAATTAAGGATTTGCCATTTGTCGGAGATGTACGGGGAAAAGGGCTTCTCATCGGTATTGAATTAGTGGCAGATAAACAAACGAAAAAACCAGCAGACTCTGATCTGGCAAATAAAGTGATCGGGCTCTGCAAGGAGAAAAAATTAATCATCGGTAAAAACGGCGACACTGTAGCCGGTTACAATAACATATTGCAGCTTGCTCCGCCATTAAGCATCACTGAAGAAGATTTTACTTTTATCGCTCAAACTCTCAAAGAGTGCTTACGTGCGGTGCAATAATAAGGAGAAGCTGTGTTGGATAGTCCAACACAGCTTTTTCTCGTTTAGAAAAATAATTTGTTTTTTGATAATTTAGAAAATTTCGTGTTACACTAATGGAGTATGACCCTCAAAATTTATATTACTAAAATTTACCGAGGTAAATATATATAACATATAAAAGGTTAACAGTTTCAGGAGGGAGAAATATGGAAAGTGAGATTCAATTTCTCGGAAAGACCGTCATCGAAAGAACAAAGGCACTTGCCGAGGAAATACATAATGAAAGGCTTGCGGGGATAAGTGAAATTGAAAGAGAACAGTTGGCGTTTGTAGAAGCTGAAATTTTAAGAATGCGGGCTGAGTTTATCCAGTTGTTTGGTGAAGCTCTTCTTAATTCTTTTGATGAAGCATCGCTTCAACAAAGAATGGCTAATTGGGGCAAAGAAATAGGGGAAATCATTTTTCAAATGGGTATACCGCTTGATGAAGCATTGAGAGATACTAAATTTTATCGGACGTTTATCTGGAAAGCAGTGAGAGAAGAAGTGGAAAAACACCAGATGGCCATCAATACGGTTTTTGAAGCCGGTGCCATTATTGATACGCTTTTAGATGAAGCGGTTTACTATGTTAGTTTAACCTTTGTCAAATTTCATGAGCGGATGCTTGACGAAGCGAAAAGGGCATTTATAGAGGTATCTGCACCAGTGGTCCCTGTCACTAAAGAGATTGCGGTTCTGCCGTTGATTGGAAACGTGGATACGGAGCGCGCTCAGCTATTAATGGAGACAGCTCTCATTTCAGCGAAAAAATTGCAGCTTTCCCATCTGGTATTAGACTTATCCGGTGTCTTGACCGTCGATACAATGGTAGCTGATCAAATTTTTAAAATTGTTAGCGCCTTAAAGCTTCTTGGAGTGAAAGTAATCATCACCGGTATCCAGCCAGAAACTGCTCATACATTAGCCTCTCTAGGGGTTGATTTTAAAACTATCCAGACAAAAGCTGATTTGCAGCAAGCGCTAGTAGATCTTCATAATTAACCTTTTTATAGCTGGACATGCCCAGGAAATAGCAATAATGAAGGAGGGAGCGTATGGAGCAGGAGCGGCAGATTTGGAAATATGCCTTCACATGTGTAGCGGTAACTATTAGCACGCTGGGCTTTGGCCGAATGTCTTATGGGATTTTGATGCCTTTTATGAAAGAAGATTTATCGCTTACATATGAACAGGCAGGAATACTTGGTACGGCTACTTCGGTAGGATATTTGGGATTGGTGCTCTTTGCTGGCATTATGGCTGCAAAGTGGGGATCAAAGCGGTTAGTAGTGATGGGGATACTGCTTGTCGCCGCCGGTTTATTATATTTGTCCTTTGTACGGGACTTCTTTTCCTGTATGGCGGGAATGATTAGCCTGGGGATCGGCACTGCTTTTACATATACGCCTCTCGTGAATATTGTCGTAGGGTGGTTTCCGAAGCAGAGAGGCATGATGATTGGCTTTCTCGTCAGCGGTCTGGGATTAGGCACATTGATTTCCAGTGCACTGATCCCGCTTTTTACTGCCTGGTTTTCGATGAATGGCTGGAGATATCTATGGGGGCTGTATGGACTTCTCTCTCTGCTTTCCGCTCTTGCGGCTCATATGGTTCTGCGTGATCCGCCGATTTCTGCTCCTAAGAATTTACAGGCAGAGGAATCGCTTTTCCGGGAAGTATATTTGCATAAGAGAGTCTTACTAGTGGCCTTTATTTACGGATTGATAGGCTTTGCATATTTAATCCCGCAAAGTTTTTTATTTAGCTTTATGCTAGAATCACACATTAATGATTATACAGCTGGCCAGATCATGGCTGTCGGGGGCTTGCTTTCTATTTTTAGCGGGCCGCTGTGGGGAGCGATTTCAGATAGGATTGGCAGGAAAAAGTCTTTGCTTATCACTCTTTTGATCGGCGCCGTTTCAATGGCTGTTCCCATTGTTTTACCTGTTTACGGCGGATTTATCATCAGCCAGATTCTTTGGGGAACGACAGTTGTTGGCATGCTGTCGCTTATTCAAGCGTTGTCAACGGAGCAAATCCATCCATCTTATGCACCTGTTGCCCTTGGCTATGTAACGGTATATTTTGCATTTGGCCAGCTGCTTGGTCCAGGCCTTGGCGGATGGATGGTTGACCATGTTGGTGGAATTCCCTCTTCCTTTATGCTTTGCAGTGGATTGCTGCTCTTAAGTTTTATTTTATCCGTACGGCTGCACAAGCAAGCCGCATTGGAGACAGCAGTTGTGCCAAAAGAGCAACGTACGACAGGTGGATGAATAAGAGCGGAAATTATATAGGTGATTAAGGGGCGGGAAAATTTCTCTCTTTCTTTCGTCCTATGAAATATAGCGAAAAAGGTACCGGGGGTTCTTGCAGGAATCTTTCTCTTTTTGTCGAATAATAAAAGGATAAAGGAGGAAATGAAAATGGAAACATTAACAGAAAGAGAACAAGTCACCCTCGCTTATTATGTTCAATATTATTTAGGAAATGATCCAAATGATATATCGGAACTGCACAAAATTATGACAGAGGGGATGCCCTCATATCCATCCATAATGGAGCAATTGACGAGAGAAGGACTGCTAAATGGAACAGATGCCATTCCTTCTGCTCCGGTAGAAAACGGTGGAGATAAAATTACGAAACCGATGATTACCCACAAAGGGATTCTTTATATTGACAACATTTTAAATATCCAGTCCTATGCAGTGGAAGGGGATAAGCTGTCCTATATAAAGAACAGTTTATTAACAAACAACCTGCAGCTGTCCGTTGGTGTTATTGCTGCATATGTTAAAACAGCAGTTGGTATCGAATAAACAGTGTATAGATTTAACAGGGAGCTTTTCCAAAAGTGAGCCAATAGGCCGCTTTAGGAAAGCTTTTTTGCTTGCTTTTTATAAGGAAGCTTAGAAGCTTATTAGAGAAAATAGAGAAGGCCTCTGCCTGATTCTCAACGATTTAATAAGGGTTTTGGCCAAATCATTTCTCTCTGCGGGTTTGAAAAAGTAAACGAAGTATGTTTACACTTATATAGGTGAGCGGGGACTAGGTTGTGTGATTCGTTTTTTATTTAGGAAATATAAGGGGGAAGATCGTGAAAAAAACAACATCTATTTTTTGGATTTCCATAGGGATTAGTCTATTATTCGTCACATGGGGTGTAGCAGCACCGGATCATTTAATGACTGTCATGACTTCAGCGGAGAGCTTTCTATTAGACCGCTTCGGCTGGTTTTATCAGTTTTCAGCCACTTTTTTCTTAATTTTTGCTTTATGCCTTGCTTTTAGCCGCTTCGGAAACATTAAGCTTGGGCAACCCGATGATAAGCCCGAGTTCAGTACACCTACTTGGTTTGCGATGTTATTTAGTGCAGGAATGGGAATTGGGCTGTTATTCTACGGAGTTTCTGAGCCGATTTCTCATTATGCCTCTCCTCCATATGGAACATCTCAATCGATTGAATCCGCAAAAATAAGCTTGGAACATACGTATCTGCACTGGGGATTTCATGCTTGGGCTATTTATGCAGTCGTAGCGCTTGCCTTAGCTTATTATAAATTCCGTAAAAACATGCCTGGCTTAATGAGTGCCACCTTGTATCCGCTCATTGGCAATAAAGCGAAAGGGCCGATTGGACATGCGGTTGATATTATTGCTGTATTTGCGACTGTATTTGGTGTTGCTGCGTCACTAGGGCTTGGCGCTTCCCAGATAAATAGCGGGTTCCACTATTTATTCGGTATGCCTATCAGCTTTAATATTCAACTCGTTATTATCGCTTTCACAACCATCCTATTTATTATTTCTGCTGGAACAGGTGTTTCAAAAGGGATTAAATATTTAAGTAATACGAATATGGCACTGGCTGTTATTTTATTTGTTTCTTTTCTCTTTCTTGGGCCAACTCAATATTTATTAGAATTGTTCTCTACTACATTTGGTAGCTACTTGCAAAATCTTCCGAGCATGGGGCTGCGGTTTACCCCGTTTGATCAGGAAAGCAATCAATGGATTAAAGATTGGACGATCTTTTATTGGGCCTGGTGGATTTCATGGACACCCTTTGTAGGAACATTTATCGCACGTGTTTCTAAAGGGCGCACTGTCCGTGAGTTTATTATGGCTGTCTTGATTGTCCCGACAGTTGTCTGCTCGCTATGGTTTGCTGTTTTTGGAGGAACAGGCATTTACTTTGATTTTGTAGAAGGAGCGAATGTAGCTGCTCAAAGCATTGAAACTTCTTTGTTCTTTGTATATAATCACATGCCTCTCGGAGGAATGCTATCAGCTGTCTCAGTGGTTCTCATTCTAACCTTTTTTGTCACGTCGGCCGATTCTGCCACGTTTGTTCTTGGTATGCAAACGACGAACGGCAGTTTAAATCCGCCATTCTTTGTCACGCTTAGCTGGGGAGTAGTTCTGGCGGCCATTGCGTCGGTTTTACTTGCATCAGGCGGGCTAGCTGGAATGCAAGCTGCTATCATTGTCAGTGCTCTGCCTTTAGGTATTGTCCTTTTATTTATGTCCTATGCCTTAATTAAATCGTTTCGGCAGGAACGATCCTTAAGCAATCAGAAAGTGCAGCAGCATAAAAAATCGGCTTAAAAGTTTAAAAATAAATAGAGTCCTTGGTTAGTCAAGCTCAATTCCCTGCCGTGATCTTCACTAGCTAAGGAAAGGGATCATTTATTGTTTTACTTGTTTTTTATATCCCCGCTTACAAGCTTTGCCTGCTCTTAATTGTTGCTAGAGCAGGTTTTTTTTATGATCTTTTCTATAGAAAAACGAGCAGGCAGAGAGTTTGCAAGTTAATTTCATAAAGGTAAAATGGAATTAGAGAAAGAGGAGGCAAGGCAGTGAAAGAAATTTAATCGTAAGGAGATCATAATGACAAGACAAAAAATGGATGAGTCTAAATACATTCAGCAGCACTTAGCTAATGAACGGACTTTTCTTGCCTGGCTACGCACAGGCATTGCTGTGGTAGGCATTGGTTTTTTGGCGGTAACACTGCACTTTAATTATGAAGCGAAGGTGAGCAAAGTAACTGATGAAATATCTTTGCTTATGATGATCTTTTCGATAACTGTCGGCCTGGCTATCTTGTTTACGGGGGCATTTAGCTATTTTATTAAACGGAAAGAAATTAACGCGGCCTCTTTTCGCTCATCAGCCATAATGATTGCTATTGTCACTGTTGCTGTCAGCATCCTCGTTTTAATGCTTGGTGTCTATTTTATATCGCTATTATGAGCTGCCAAATAGAAGAACGGCAAAGCTCTTGACGAACTATTTCATTTGTCTTAACATACATATGGGGGTATGTGGTGTGTTGAACGGCTATTAACATTCCCTTAAAATATACGTATCAACTGAGCTGGAGGGAACTATGGTTATTTTTCTAGGCGTGATCATGTTGCTGATGCTGCCTGTACTATATAAGCGTTACGTACCGGTTGCCGGAACAGAAGAGGTGAATGAGTGTACTAAAAACGAGAATGTCTTATTGGTTGATGTTCGCGATTTTCACGAAGCCAATCGAAACCCGGTTTCGTCAGCTGTTCATATTCCTTTGCCTTATTTAGCGCGGCAGCACAGGGAGATTTCTAAAAAAGCAGTAATCGTTATTGTATCGGATAAAGTGCTCCGTAATTTAAGCATTCGACAGCTGAAAAAATATGGCTTTGAAGTGAAAGGGTATTGCTGCAAAAAGAATGCTGCTTATTCTCCGCTATCGGCGTAGTATATTTATATTTTCCAATGACTGAAATGCAAGTTTCAGCTCGTTAAAGATTTTTTCCTGTTGGAGCACACAATTGAACAGTCCCAAGTCCATGTGAATTAAAAAAGCAGGCTCATTGTGCAAATGAGCCTGCTTTTTTATTGTTTTTAAAGTGAATTATTTGAGAAATAGAAGGAATAGATGTATGCAGATCAGGACGATTTTTGTACGAGCGATAGGCGAGAAGTTCACCGTTCCGATTAGTAACATCCAGCTGCAGGAGGTAGGAATCTCTCTTCTCCATATAATAGGAGGCCTGTTTGTCCTCTAACCTATAAAAGCTAAATGTGGTTCCTAGCCATGTTTTGGTAGTTATTTTCGTCTCAGGAT is from Bacillus sp. PK3_68 and encodes:
- a CDS encoding aspartate aminotransferase family protein; translation: MQVTHKEQDLQKKDERFVWHAMRGSAPAPANLIVQKAEGAWVTDIDGNKYLDGLSGLWCVNTGYGRKELAEAAYEQLLEMPYFPMAQSHIPAIKLAEKLNEWLGGEYVIFFSNSGSEANETAFKIARQYHQQKGEHGRYKFISRYRAYHGNSMGALAATGQAERKYKYEPLAPGFIHVNPPDMYRRPDDEQTLESAEEVDRVMTWELGQTVAAMIMEPIITGGGCLIPPQNYMKKVKEICEKHGALLICDEVICGFGRTGKPFGFMHYDVKPDIITMAKGITSAYLPLSATAVKREIYEAYCGSGQYDRLRHVNTFGGNPAACALALKNMEIYEKEKLIERSQVLGERMLKELEEIKDLPFVGDVRGKGLLIGIELVADKQTKKPADSDLANKVIGLCKEKKLIIGKNGDTVAGYNNILQLAPPLSITEEDFTFIAQTLKECLRAVQ
- a CDS encoding STAS domain-containing protein, with the protein product MESEIQFLGKTVIERTKALAEEIHNERLAGISEIEREQLAFVEAEILRMRAEFIQLFGEALLNSFDEASLQQRMANWGKEIGEIIFQMGIPLDEALRDTKFYRTFIWKAVREEVEKHQMAINTVFEAGAIIDTLLDEAVYYVSLTFVKFHERMLDEAKRAFIEVSAPVVPVTKEIAVLPLIGNVDTERAQLLMETALISAKKLQLSHLVLDLSGVLTVDTMVADQIFKIVSALKLLGVKVIITGIQPETAHTLASLGVDFKTIQTKADLQQALVDLHN
- a CDS encoding YbfB/YjiJ family MFS transporter, which translates into the protein MEQERQIWKYAFTCVAVTISTLGFGRMSYGILMPFMKEDLSLTYEQAGILGTATSVGYLGLVLFAGIMAAKWGSKRLVVMGILLVAAGLLYLSFVRDFFSCMAGMISLGIGTAFTYTPLVNIVVGWFPKQRGMMIGFLVSGLGLGTLISSALIPLFTAWFSMNGWRYLWGLYGLLSLLSALAAHMVLRDPPISAPKNLQAEESLFREVYLHKRVLLVAFIYGLIGFAYLIPQSFLFSFMLESHINDYTAGQIMAVGGLLSIFSGPLWGAISDRIGRKKSLLITLLIGAVSMAVPIVLPVYGGFIISQILWGTTVVGMLSLIQALSTEQIHPSYAPVALGYVTVYFAFGQLLGPGLGGWMVDHVGGIPSSFMLCSGLLLLSFILSVRLHKQAALETAVVPKEQRTTGG
- a CDS encoding BCCT family transporter — its product is MKKTTSIFWISIGISLLFVTWGVAAPDHLMTVMTSAESFLLDRFGWFYQFSATFFLIFALCLAFSRFGNIKLGQPDDKPEFSTPTWFAMLFSAGMGIGLLFYGVSEPISHYASPPYGTSQSIESAKISLEHTYLHWGFHAWAIYAVVALALAYYKFRKNMPGLMSATLYPLIGNKAKGPIGHAVDIIAVFATVFGVAASLGLGASQINSGFHYLFGMPISFNIQLVIIAFTTILFIISAGTGVSKGIKYLSNTNMALAVILFVSFLFLGPTQYLLELFSTTFGSYLQNLPSMGLRFTPFDQESNQWIKDWTIFYWAWWISWTPFVGTFIARVSKGRTVREFIMAVLIVPTVVCSLWFAVFGGTGIYFDFVEGANVAAQSIETSLFFVYNHMPLGGMLSAVSVVLILTFFVTSADSATFVLGMQTTNGSLNPPFFVTLSWGVVLAAIASVLLASGGLAGMQAAIIVSALPLGIVLLFMSYALIKSFRQERSLSNQKVQQHKKSA
- a CDS encoding DUF202 domain-containing protein — protein: MTRQKMDESKYIQQHLANERTFLAWLRTGIAVVGIGFLAVTLHFNYEAKVSKVTDEISLLMMIFSITVGLAILFTGAFSYFIKRKEINAASFRSSAIMIAIVTVAVSILVLMLGVYFISLL
- a CDS encoding rhodanese-like domain-containing protein, which gives rise to MVIFLGVIMLLMLPVLYKRYVPVAGTEEVNECTKNENVLLVDVRDFHEANRNPVSSAVHIPLPYLARQHREISKKAVIVIVSDKVLRNLSIRQLKKYGFEVKGYCCKKNAAYSPLSA